The Amblyomma americanum isolate KBUSLIRL-KWMA chromosome 3, ASM5285725v1, whole genome shotgun sequence genome window below encodes:
- the LOC144124237 gene encoding uncharacterized protein LOC144124237, giving the protein MHHVPHCECNLHFKEHEQCCEYHNYSHRHNKYYNHCYYNHDNHFYNHYYIHYYYYNHYQHNYNYYNNDHHVYIHYYYYNHYHHNYNYYNHDHHHHDEKTGTGKDVPRRSGLLHILRGWLRGVLLRWSEKTMHLDPGQATPRVHQWWQPVRHPCRVPVLVRAARLSVAGVQRCSDICSLP; this is encoded by the exons atGCATCAT GTCCCCCACTGCGAATGCAACCTTCACTTCAAAGAGCACGAGCAGTGCTGCGAGTACCACAACTACAGCCACCGCCACAACAAGTACTACAACCACTGCTACTACAACCACGACAACCACTTCTACAACCACTACTACatccactactactactacaaccactACCAGCACAACTACAACTACTACAACAACGACCACCACGTCTACatccactactactactacaaccactaccaccacaactacaactactacaaccacgaccaccaccaccacgacgaGAAAACCGGTACCGGGAAAGATG TGCCTCGACGCTCCGGTCTCCTTCACATTCTGCGAGGGTGGCTCCGAGGGGTACTACTACGATGGAGCGAAAAAACAATGCACCTCGACCCGGGACAAGCAACACCTCGTGTGCACCAATGGTGGCAACCGGTTCGCCACCCTTGCCGAGTGCCAGTCCTTGTGCGCGCAGCGCGGCTCTCCGTTGCGGGAGTGCAACGATGCTCCGATATTTGTTCCCTGCCATAA